A stretch of DNA from Lysinibacillus sp. B2A1:
TCATTTATTATGCCATCAACATCCCATATTGCAATGGCTGTTGCAGAGTTCAAAGCAGCCTTAAAAACTTCTAGTCCATGTGATTTTGAACGTAATTCTGCTTTTTGCTCCGTAAATTGTGTGAAATCTTTCATAATAAGAAAAATCGCAAATGAATTATCTCCTTGCATCACCGGAGAAAGAGATATTAAATAAATGCGCTCTTTTTTCTCCAATGTATGAAGCTTGATAAGTTTTTCTCCAATATTTTCGCCCATTGCTGCTCTTTGTAGATAAGTTTGAATATTTTTTATCTCATCTTTAGGGACAATTGGTAAATCAATAAGCAATTTCTGTTTTACCGCGTCGTTATCTAATCCGAAATCTTCCATGAAGCTCGAATTTACTTCATAAACAGTCCCTTCTGCAGATAAAATGACAGTTGAGAAAAAGGCATGGTCAAACATTGAGCGCATAAATAAAAACTTATCCTCAATATTACGGTCATAGAGAATCTCTTTTGTGATGGCTAAAATATAGTTCTCATCCTTGTATTTAAGCGGACGAACAGATGTCTCATATTTTCGAATCTCCGATTTATAATAAGCATAATCCACATAATCGATTTGAGCATGTTTCATAATGGCTTGACAATAATATTCCTGAATTATTGAAAAATTGCGACTTGAGGTAACGGTAGAAAGCATTTTCCCAATCGCCTTATCTGATAACAAAGCTTGAGCTGCTTGATTTAAGCGAATATATTGATAATCGTCTCCTACCTTTTTCATAAGAAAGACAAAATCCTTGCCAATAAATAATTCATTAAATAATTCTTCGCTTAAAAGATACTCCATGCTGTCACCCCCATAAGTCGTTAAAGTTGAAAAAGAATTATTATATTAATGTTTATTTATACAAAAAAATCAATAATACTATTATAACATATTTTAAATGAAATACTTCGTTTGAATTACAGTTATTATATCCTTTTCAGGGTATTTTTTGATAGTTTACCTCTTTTCAAGAAATTAAATAATGCAAAAGAAATAGGAAAACTATTATACTTTAGTAAAAATTGATATGATAGACTTAATATTCCTAAAAATTTTTCATACAAAATTAAGTATTTATAGCATAATTTACTTTTTCAGAATTAACTGACTATTAAACTTAATTTTTGTTTTAGCGAGTAAAATGATTGCATTAAACAGTAGGAATGTTATATTATATTAAAAAAACTAGCCTTTTTTCGGTATGGTCGAAAATCAGTAAGACAGCGGGAAATTATGGATATCATAGTTATAACGTCTAGATCTTTGGGTTTTAATTCCAGTACGAATTTTAGTTTTCTTCTTTATGTTTCAACGGAATTGTTTTAACTACCCTAGTAAAGGAGGCGTTTCGTATGCTTAAACATCGAGACCTACATGAATGTACAGAGCTTTATGAGCTATTATCACACCCTTCTGTTTTCCCATTTGTTCGTCAAAAAGCCACATCTGCTGATGAATACTGGTTTATGACAAAACAACTGATTGAAGAAGAAGCGAAGGGATTCGCTATTTCTAGGACCATTACTGATGATTGGGGTCAACCAATCGGCACCATTAGCATTCATGATGTTGAGGAAGGTGCAGGCTTTTTAGGAACATGGATTGGGCTCCCTTATCAAGGCAAAGGTTATAACCAAAAAGCAAAGATGCTATTTTTAAACGAATTATTTTTTGACTATAATTTCCATACAGTTTTTCTCCGTATACGTGTTGAAAATAAAAAATCTCAACGTGCAGCTTTAAAGTTACCTTATGTCGTGAGTGCAAATGAAAGTCACCCTACATTATTATCACAGGTTAACAGTGGTAAAGCGCAATTTAATTTATATAAAATCCCAAAAGACTTGTTCTATCTGACAACAGCTAACGAAATGCTAGAGGGCGAAGAACAAGCGATGTAAACTCAATAAATTAATTTCTTCTATAAAATAAGCTATGTGTTCTGTCATATTGACCGGCACATAGCTTTTTTAGTGGTAATTAATTGAATAGGTTATGTCTGTTAAAAGACTACTTTTTATATTGTAAGATTAATTCTGCCATTTCTTTTGGTGTTTTTGGTCTTTGTGTTTTTTTCATGGTTGCTACCATGTCCTCTTTATGCTTAGTCAATACATGTACTGATTTTTTAAAGGATTCCTTTGTAAGTTCTTCCTCTTCTAAAACTTCTGCATAGCCTTGCCTTTTAAATAAATTTGCATTTAAGATTTGATCACCGCGGCTCTTTTGTGCAGATAACGGCACCAATAACATCGGCTTATGAAGAGCTAAAAATTCGAATATAGAATTAGAGCCTGCACGTGAGACGATAAAGTCTGCCGCATGCAATAAATCCGGTAACTCCGTTGTTACATATTCAAATTGCTTATACCCTGGCATAGATGTTAGTTCCTTGTCAAAATTGCTCTTACCACACAAATGTATAATTTGAAATTGCTTTAAAAGCTCTGGTAAATTTTGACGCAATGCATCATTTAAGACAACTGAGCCTAAGCTCCCCCCATCACAAGTAAAACGGGTTTTAATGTTGTAAAGCTACAAAGCGATAATCCCTTTGCCCTCTCTCCCATAAATAATTCTTGGCGAATGATAGATCCTGTGCAAGTTGCCTTTTCCTTTGGAAGATGCTGTAATGTCTCTTCAAAAATGGTAAAGATATGTGAGGCAAATGGCAAGGCAATTTTATTGGCCAACCCTGGTGTCACATCCGACTCATGAATAACCACTGGAACGCCTGCAAGTTTCGCAGCCATCACTACAGGGACAGATACAAATCCACCCTTTGAAAAGATCACTTGCGGTTTCACTTTTTTGATAATACGAAAAGCTTGCATCAATCCAGCAAGCACTTTAAACGGATCAGTAAAATTCTTCATCGAAAAATAACGACGCAATTTCCCACTTGAAATTCCGTAAAACGGAACGCTAGGAAATGCTTCGCCTATTAATTCCTTTTCAATGCCCTGCTCTGAGCCAATATAGTGGACATCATAACCTAGTTCTTGTAAAGAAGGGAGTATCGCCTGATTGAGTGATACATGACCAGCTGTCCCTCCACCGGTTAAAATGATTGTTTGTTGTTTCACTTAAATTCTCCTATTCCTAAAAAGCCATAGTAGCATCACTACTTAGTGTTTACAGTCTTTTATTTTACTATATGCAGATAAAAAGATATAGATGAAGCTTTTAACTTTCCAGCTTTTCATTATTGGAATAGACTGTATTTGGCTTTCCTACAGTATTCCTTTTACTGAATTGACGTAATAACACACTTTCATTAAAAGTATTTAATGCAAAGAAGAAATACCAATTACTCGATCAATCAGCTTAGATATGTGGAAGTTTAATGGTACAATAGCTTAAAAAAGATAGAAAGGTTTTTATATGAAAATAATTGATTTAACGCATACAATAACTGAAAATATGCCAGTTTATCCCGGTACAGATCAACCATCATTAAAAATAATATGTAATCACGAAAGGAACGGATTTAAAGAGACGTCCCTGACTATGGCTTCCCATACAGGAACACATATGGATGCTCCTAATCATATTTTTGCACACAGAACTACTTTGGATTTAATTCCAGTAGAGCATTTCTTGGGTAAAGGATTAGTTATCGATTGTAGCGATCTTCAAGATGGTCAGAGAATAACAATTGAACGAATCAATAAAGTGAAGGAACAAGCTGATCAAGCTGAATTTCTTTTATTCTATACCGGTTGGAGTCGGTACTGGGGTACAGATAAGTATTTTGATAACTACCCTTACATGACTGTAGAAGTTGCTGATTACTTGATCCAAAGTAAGAAAAAAGGTGTTGGTCTCGATGTAATAAGTATTGATTCTATGTCGGATGAAAATTTAACGAACCATAAGAAAGTATTAGCTAATACCGATTTTGTCATTGTTGAGAATTTAACGAGACTTGGAGAAATTGGCCATGATTTATTTATGTTCTGTGCTCTACCTATTAAGTATGAAGATGCAGATGGTGCTCCTGTGAGATCAATTGCAATTTTAAGTAAATAATATCTAGTTACGATTCTTCCTATTAGCCCATCAAGAAATGGTCTTTCGATATTATATTGGTTAACTGTTGCTTGTCGGTTTTGTATCTAAACTTTGGACCATTCGGTTTTTGGATCAGACTTGTTGTAGGATTTACAGCAGAACCAACTACTTTATTAATCAAATGTATAATATACTTCTTTAATAAAGAGCAAACTAAAATCATGGTTTGCTCTTTTTCTTTTGTTAGGAAATGATCACTAACGTAGAACACCCGTACGAATGATTTTGATCTTAACTTTAGGTTCTAATTGCAAAGATGCATATTCATTGTGCCATTCCTCTTTAAACATTTTTGGATGGTAAGCACGGAGATAACGCCCAATTCCAAGCGTATCAGATTTGTAGGCTTGTAGGATTTGCAACACTTCTTGAAATTCTGCTTGTAGCTTTTCTTGAATCATATTTTGAACATCTTGTAGAATATTTTCTTTATATAAATGGTCATGTGCAAATTCGTCCACTTCAATTTCAATTGTATAGTCCATGGTTATTTTCTTTAATTTTTCATGTACATTCCATTTTCGCTTCACATGTATCACTTCAGATGTGATGGGCATCTCTCGTCCATTAGTCTTCCACATATAGGTTAATCGTGCATGTTGACTTGCTTGGTTCAACAATAGCAGCATGATTAATGACTGTTTAGGTGTTAAAACTTTCCCTGTAAAAATTTGTCCTGAAAATAAAGCGACTCCTGCAACCTTTGCTTGCTTTCCATCCTCATTTAGCGAGATATAAGGAAGAGCAATATCTTTTGTATCCTCAAATAACATTGAGCCTACTGTCTGTAAATCAAGCTTAGGATAAATTGTATTATGCTCTGTACTTTCAATAAAACGCTGATAATAACCCCCTGCACTTTCTGCCAACTCTTTTGTAAGCTCAATATAAGGTTTTACATCCCCATCAGTGATCGCAATTTTGATAGATATAGGATTTTGGGGGTCACGAAAATATATATCTAATGCATCATACAATGGCGATTTAACTGTATCTGCAGAAATAAGTATAGTTGATAACTCTGACAAATCGAGCGTTTGATCTATTTTTAAATCAGCATTACTCCGAACATCACGTGGCGACATACCATTAGCTTCAATAATCATAATTTCACTTTGATTTTCAGTTATATTTGAATAAGCATAGTAGCCAGTATAATCACCAATATTTCCATTGATTCCAACCAAGGTCACTACAGAAGAGTTTTTATACAGCCGTTCATCCCAGCATCCAACAAGTAATAATGTCAGAGCTGATGAAAGAATTATCCCCTTTCGGTACACTTTTTCCCCCTCCATTTATTCCAATAAATAATGAATAACGGTAACAAAAAGGAAAACAAAATAAAAAGATAATGCAATGAATTTTTTATGATTTCAATCCTTCTAAATTGTATAAAGAAATGCGGAATGATTGCCAACAATATATGATACACGACAATACCTAATTTCGGTCTTTTTCTATGCTTTCTAAAATGAAGTATTCGAAAAGAAAGTCCATAAATCATAACTGTTACGATTGACCATGACAACCAAATATAAACGAAAAAAATATCTAGTCTCTTTACAAATGTTACCTCCTGAGCCTTTAAAATATAAATCATAGGCTCAGGGATTAATTCAATCTCATCTAACGCAAAAAACATCTGTGAAAAAAGAACTGAAATCACATAAAACACAAAAATAATTGTTTGATAAATAAACAATGGTTTGCCCTTTACCTGTAATTCATGTTGTACAAAAGGACGAT
This window harbors:
- a CDS encoding N-acetyltransferase, which gives rise to MLKHRDLHECTELYELLSHPSVFPFVRQKATSADEYWFMTKQLIEEEAKGFAISRTITDDWGQPIGTISIHDVEEGAGFLGTWIGLPYQGKGYNQKAKMLFLNELFFDYNFHTVFLRIRVENKKSQRAALKLPYVVSANESHPTLLSQVNSGKAQFNLYKIPKDLFYLTTANEMLEGEEQAM
- a CDS encoding hydrolase gives rise to the protein MKIIDLTHTITENMPVYPGTDQPSLKIICNHERNGFKETSLTMASHTGTHMDAPNHIFAHRTTLDLIPVEHFLGKGLVIDCSDLQDGQRITIERINKVKEQADQAEFLLFYTGWSRYWGTDKYFDNYPYMTVEVADYLIQSKKKGVGLDVISIDSMSDENLTNHKKVLANTDFVIVENLTRLGEIGHDLFMFCALPIKYEDADGAPVRSIAILSK
- a CDS encoding Ger(x)C family spore germination protein; the encoded protein is MYRKGIILSSALTLLLVGCWDERLYKNSSVVTLVGINGNIGDYTGYYAYSNITENQSEIMIIEANGMSPRDVRSNADLKIDQTLDLSELSTILISADTVKSPLYDALDIYFRDPQNPISIKIAITDGDVKPYIELTKELAESAGGYYQRFIESTEHNTIYPKLDLQTVGSMLFEDTKDIALPYISLNEDGKQAKVAGVALFSGQIFTGKVLTPKQSLIMLLLLNQASQHARLTYMWKTNGREMPITSEVIHVKRKWNVHEKLKKITMDYTIEIEVDEFAHDHLYKENILQDVQNMIQEKLQAEFQEVLQILQAYKSDTLGIGRYLRAYHPKMFKEEWHNEYASLQLEPKVKIKIIRTGVLR